A DNA window from Deinococcus sonorensis KR-87 contains the following coding sequences:
- a CDS encoding ABC transporter permease has protein sequence MKSVRGLLGWEATILALVVLALLGGALLSPDFLTASNLSFLTANFSEIALMALTMTLIIIVAEIDLSVASILGLASALLGTLWAAHVPMPLAILLTFLAGGLAGLLNGLLVTRLGLPSLAVTIGTLALYRGLAYALLGDRAIADFPPFYTNLGFGTVPGTAIPIPMALFAVLAVLTAVLLHATAFGRRLYAIGANSMAARFAGVQVERIKLLLFVMSGLMAALAGIVYTFRFSSARGDNGTGLELGVIAAVLLGGVSIFGGRGSVVGAVAAVFLIGIINGALTIVDVSNEILTIVTGLLLIGSVLVPNLLARLRAARERRAVRPVGDAVS, from the coding sequence ATGAAGAGCGTTCGAGGCCTGCTCGGCTGGGAGGCCACCATTCTGGCGCTGGTGGTGCTGGCGCTGCTGGGCGGCGCGCTGCTGTCGCCGGACTTCCTGACCGCCTCCAACCTGTCGTTCCTGACCGCCAACTTCAGCGAGATCGCGCTGATGGCGCTCACCATGACCCTGATCATCATCGTGGCCGAGATCGACCTGTCGGTGGCGAGCATTCTGGGGCTGGCCAGCGCGCTGCTCGGCACCCTGTGGGCCGCGCACGTGCCGATGCCGCTGGCGATCCTGCTCACCTTCCTGGCGGGCGGGCTGGCCGGGCTGCTCAACGGCCTGCTGGTCACCCGGCTGGGGCTGCCGAGTCTGGCCGTCACCATCGGCACGCTGGCGCTGTACCGGGGGCTGGCCTACGCGCTGCTGGGCGACCGGGCCATCGCGGACTTCCCGCCGTTCTACACAAATCTGGGCTTCGGCACGGTCCCCGGTACGGCCATCCCGATTCCGATGGCGCTCTTCGCCGTGCTGGCGGTCCTGACCGCCGTCCTGCTGCACGCCACCGCCTTTGGCCGCCGGCTGTACGCCATCGGGGCCAACAGCATGGCCGCCCGCTTCGCCGGGGTACAGGTGGAGCGCATCAAGCTGCTGCTGTTCGTCATGTCGGGGCTGATGGCGGCCCTGGCCGGCATTGTGTATACCTTCCGTTTCTCCAGCGCGCGCGGCGACAACGGCACCGGCCTGGAACTCGGGGTGATCGCGGCGGTGCTGCTGGGCGGCGTGAGCATCTTCGGCGGGCGCGGCAGCGTGGTGGGCGCGGTGGCGGCCGTCTTTCTGATCGGCATCATCAACGGCGCCCTGACCATCGTGGACGTCTCGAACGAAATTCTGACCATCGTCACGGGCCTGCTGCTGATCGGCTCGGTGCTGGTGCCCAACCTGCTGGCCCGGCTGCGGGCGGCCCGCGAACGGCGCGCCGTGCGCCCCGTGGGGGACGCCGTGAGCTGA
- a CDS encoding ABC transporter permease: MTASPSEVPASAARANPVQQLLRARELSLVLLLAVLMGVTTAINPRFLSVGSVRDLLLNVAIIGLVVVGQTVVLLMRHVDLSVSSVVGLSAFLSGALFVAQPSLPLPLALLFGLLLGAVAGTINGLLVAYGRVPALVATLGTLYVYRGADYAIVHGGQINAANLPPSFLNFATGSVLGVPNLVLLVLLVMVGFAVYLGSYRGGREYYAIGSNQEAAVLAGIRVQRRTLTGFVLSGAIAGLAGVLYLARYGTVDASAGSGLELQVIAAAVVGGVSINGGVGTIAGAGIGALLLGVIGSALVTLRAPAFYQQAIQGALLLLAISVDIVLSRRTARRLQGGPK, translated from the coding sequence ATGACCGCCAGCCCCAGCGAAGTGCCGGCCTCGGCGGCGAGGGCCAACCCGGTGCAGCAGCTGCTGCGCGCCCGCGAGTTGAGCCTGGTGCTGCTGCTGGCGGTGCTGATGGGCGTGACCACGGCCATCAATCCGCGCTTCCTGAGCGTGGGCAGCGTCCGCGACCTGCTGCTGAACGTGGCGATCATCGGACTGGTGGTGGTGGGCCAGACGGTGGTGCTGCTGATGCGCCACGTGGACCTGAGCGTGAGCAGCGTGGTGGGCCTGAGCGCCTTCCTGAGCGGCGCGCTGTTCGTGGCGCAGCCGAGCCTGCCGCTGCCGCTAGCCCTGCTGTTCGGTCTGCTGCTCGGCGCGGTGGCCGGTACCATCAACGGCCTGCTGGTCGCCTACGGACGGGTGCCGGCGCTGGTCGCCACCCTCGGCACGCTGTACGTGTACCGCGGCGCCGACTACGCCATCGTGCATGGCGGCCAGATCAACGCCGCCAACCTGCCGCCCAGCTTCCTGAACTTCGCCACCGGCAGCGTGTTGGGCGTCCCGAATCTGGTGCTGCTGGTGCTGCTGGTGATGGTGGGCTTCGCCGTCTACCTGGGCAGCTACCGGGGCGGGCGCGAGTACTACGCCATCGGCAGCAATCAGGAGGCGGCGGTGCTGGCCGGCATCCGGGTGCAGCGCCGGACGTTGACCGGCTTCGTGCTGAGCGGCGCCATCGCCGGGCTGGCCGGGGTGCTGTACCTGGCCCGCTACGGCACGGTGGACGCCAGCGCCGGGTCGGGGCTGGAGTTGCAGGTGATCGCGGCAGCGGTGGTGGGCGGCGTCAGCATCAACGGCGGCGTGGGCACCATCGCCGGGGCCGGCATCGGGGCGCTGCTGCTGGGCGTGATCGGCTCGGCGCTGGTGACGCTGCGGGCCCCGGCCTTCTACCAGCAGGCCATCCAGGGCGCGTTGCTGCTGCTGGCCATCAGCGTGGACATTGTGCTGTCGCGGCGCACCGCCCGGCGGCTGCAGGGAGGCCCCAAATGA
- a CDS encoding L-rhamnose mutarotase, protein MSVPSTPLTRVCFLLQVRPDRLEAYRERHRAVWPDMLAALHDTGWHNYSLFLRPDGLLVGYFETPSLEAAREGMARREVNSRWQADMAPYFEALDGLAPDEGFLQLEEVFHLD, encoded by the coding sequence ATGTCTGTACCGTCTACACCCCTCACACGGGTCTGCTTTCTGCTTCAGGTCCGGCCCGACCGGCTGGAGGCGTACCGGGAGCGTCACCGGGCCGTCTGGCCCGACATGCTCGCCGCGCTACACGACACCGGCTGGCACAACTACTCGCTGTTCCTGCGCCCTGACGGCCTGCTGGTCGGCTACTTCGAGACGCCCAGCCTGGAGGCGGCGCGCGAAGGCATGGCCCGGCGCGAGGTGAACAGCCGCTGGCAGGCCGACATGGCCCCGTACTTTGAGGCCCTGGACGGTCTGGCGCCAGACGAGGGCTTTCTGCAGCTAGAGGAGGTGTTTCACCTTGACTGA
- the rhaS gene encoding rhamnose ABC transporter substrate-binding protein, whose protein sequence is MKHRAFALSALTVTLGIGAVALAQPALKKGLKIAFLPKQINNPYEVIADNGGLAAIKEFGGVGKAVGPSDAGASSQVSYINTLIAQKQDAIVIAANDANALVPYLKRAMQGGTKVVTFDSDTAPEGRNIFINQANSEGIGRAQVQLLGKLINYTGDIAILSATPNATNQNTWIKWMQEELKLPKYKNMRLVKIAYGNDDDQKSFTEMQGLIQAYPNLKGVISPTTVGISAGARYLSTSPSKGKVVLTGLGTPNQMRQFVKDGTVTAFQLWNPADLGYLAAYAAAALASNQITGKEGDTFTAGKLGKYTVGKNGEVVLGPPTTFDKANIDKFNF, encoded by the coding sequence ATGAAGCACCGCGCATTCGCTCTGTCCGCCCTCACCGTCACGCTCGGCATCGGGGCTGTGGCCCTGGCCCAGCCGGCCCTTAAGAAGGGCCTGAAGATCGCCTTTCTGCCCAAGCAGATCAACAATCCCTACGAGGTGATCGCCGACAACGGGGGCCTGGCCGCCATCAAGGAATTCGGGGGCGTGGGCAAGGCGGTGGGGCCGTCCGACGCCGGGGCCAGCAGTCAGGTCAGCTACATCAACACCCTGATCGCCCAGAAGCAGGACGCCATCGTGATCGCCGCCAACGACGCCAACGCTCTGGTGCCGTACCTGAAGCGGGCCATGCAGGGCGGCACGAAGGTCGTGACCTTCGACTCGGACACCGCGCCCGAGGGCCGCAACATCTTCATCAACCAGGCCAACTCGGAGGGCATCGGCCGGGCCCAGGTGCAGCTGCTCGGCAAGCTGATCAACTACACCGGCGACATCGCCATCCTCTCGGCCACCCCCAACGCCACCAACCAGAACACCTGGATCAAGTGGATGCAGGAGGAGCTGAAGCTGCCCAAGTACAAGAACATGCGGCTGGTAAAGATCGCCTACGGCAACGACGACGACCAGAAGTCGTTCACCGAAATGCAGGGCCTGATCCAGGCGTACCCGAACCTGAAGGGCGTGATCTCGCCCACCACGGTGGGCATCTCGGCCGGCGCGCGGTACCTCAGCACCAGCCCCAGCAAGGGCAAGGTGGTGCTGACCGGCCTAGGCACCCCCAACCAGATGCGCCAGTTCGTCAAGGACGGCACCGTCACGGCCTTCCAGCTGTGGAACCCCGCCGACCTGGGCTACCTGGCCGCCTACGCCGCCGCCGCGCTGGCCAGCAATCAGATCACCGGCAAGGAGGGCGACACCTTCACCGCCGGCAAGCTCGGCAAGTACACGGTCGGCAAGAACGGCGAGGTGGTGCTAGGCCCGCCCACCACCTTCGACAAGGCCAACATCGACAAGTTCAACTTCTGA
- a CDS encoding sugar ABC transporter ATP-binding protein, with amino-acid sequence MTEARPGTAVNVPRLTLSGASKRFGPVQALRNVSLELYPGEAHALLGENGAGKSTLVKILAGVHQADAGELQIGGQPVVFRGPGEARAAGVAIIYQEPTLFPDLTVAENVLMGRQPATRLGRIDKRTMQRQVAGILQELGVALDPARLVRGLSIADQQIVEIAKALSLNAQVLIMDEPTAALTLQETERLFRVVRSLRARGAAILFITHRLEEVFAECQRVTIMRDGQWVSAGVIGDYTPGSVVRQMVGRDLGELYPHAQTQPGEVALKVSGLSQPGMFDDVSFTVRRGEIVGLAGLVGAGRSEVARAVFGIDPREHGSVQVNGHTIPPLQPRLAMRAGLGLVPEDRRQQGLVMELSIERNANLAILNRLGRGLLMDRAAEDRSAQQWTSQLQLKAHRLSDPVSSLSGGNQQKVVLAKWLATGPAVLIVDEPTRGIDVGAKAEVHRVLAELAAAGLAVLMISSDLPEVLGMADRILVMREGRLVGELSREQASEEAVMWLATGQRSQDLGGAA; translated from the coding sequence TTGACTGAGGCGCGTCCGGGCACCGCTGTGAACGTTCCCCGCCTGACGCTGAGCGGGGCCAGCAAACGCTTTGGGCCGGTGCAGGCCCTCCGGAACGTCAGCCTGGAGCTGTATCCCGGCGAGGCGCACGCGCTGCTGGGCGAGAACGGGGCCGGCAAGAGCACCCTGGTCAAGATCCTGGCGGGCGTGCATCAGGCCGACGCGGGTGAGCTGCAGATCGGCGGCCAGCCGGTCGTGTTCCGTGGTCCCGGCGAGGCGCGGGCGGCCGGCGTGGCGATCATCTACCAGGAGCCGACCCTCTTCCCGGACCTGACCGTGGCCGAAAACGTGCTGATGGGCCGTCAGCCGGCCACGCGGCTCGGCCGCATCGACAAACGGACCATGCAGCGGCAGGTGGCCGGCATTCTGCAGGAGCTGGGCGTGGCGCTGGACCCGGCCCGGCTGGTGCGCGGCCTGAGCATCGCCGACCAGCAGATCGTGGAGATCGCCAAGGCGCTGTCGCTGAACGCGCAGGTGCTGATCATGGACGAGCCGACCGCCGCCCTGACGCTGCAGGAAACCGAACGGCTGTTCCGGGTGGTGCGCAGCCTGCGGGCGCGCGGCGCCGCCATTCTGTTCATCACGCACCGGTTGGAGGAGGTGTTCGCCGAGTGCCAGCGCGTCACGATCATGCGCGACGGGCAGTGGGTGAGCGCCGGCGTGATCGGCGACTACACGCCCGGCAGCGTGGTGCGGCAGATGGTGGGCCGCGACCTGGGTGAGCTGTACCCGCACGCCCAGACGCAGCCGGGCGAGGTGGCCCTCAAGGTGAGCGGCCTGTCGCAGCCGGGCATGTTCGACGATGTGAGTTTCACGGTGCGCCGGGGTGAGATCGTGGGGCTGGCCGGGCTGGTGGGGGCTGGCCGCAGTGAGGTGGCGCGCGCGGTGTTCGGCATTGACCCGCGCGAGCACGGCTCGGTGCAGGTGAACGGCCACACCATTCCCCCCCTGCAGCCGCGCCTCGCGATGCGCGCCGGCCTGGGGCTGGTGCCGGAGGACCGCCGCCAGCAGGGCCTGGTGATGGAGCTGTCCATCGAGCGAAACGCCAACCTCGCCATCCTGAACCGGCTGGGCCGGGGCCTGCTGATGGACCGGGCCGCCGAGGACCGCAGCGCGCAGCAGTGGACCTCGCAGCTGCAGCTCAAGGCGCACCGGCTGTCGGACCCGGTCAGCAGCCTGTCGGGCGGCAACCAGCAGAAGGTGGTGCTGGCCAAGTGGCTGGCCACCGGACCGGCCGTGCTGATCGTGGACGAACCCACCCGCGGCATTGACGTGGGCGCCAAGGCCGAGGTGCACCGGGTGCTGGCCGAGCTGGCCGCCGCCGGACTGGCGGTGCTGATGATCAGCTCCGACCTGCCGGAGGTGCTGGGCATGGCCGACCGCATCCTGGTGATGCGCGAGGGCCGGCTGGTGGGCGAGCTGAGCCGCGAGCAGGCCAGCGAGGAAGCGGTGATGTGGCTGGCGACCGGCCAGCGCAGCCAGGACCTGGGCGGTGCCGCATGA
- a CDS encoding DeoR/GlpR family DNA-binding transcription regulator, translated as MVTEIVALQSGRQQDILRRALRDRVVRVKDLAAEFGVHEMTVRRDLDALCEQGKLERVHGGARLPERGSEELSHQLRAGQHVEAKERIARAALALIQDGDTVALDASTTSLALARLLPSKQVQAIACSLDTANVLAAGGVPFLLVGGNFHVPARSFVGAFFMDTMSRLHPDRVFFSAKAYTPETGFTDPHLPEVGAKQTLIRSGGSAVALLDSSKLGRRALATIATHADIQTFITETEPPEAIRAQLEADDIQLIVAG; from the coding sequence ATGGTCACAGAAATAGTGGCGCTCCAGTCGGGGCGTCAACAGGACATCCTGCGGCGGGCCCTGCGTGACCGGGTGGTGCGCGTCAAGGACCTGGCCGCCGAATTCGGGGTCCACGAGATGACGGTTCGCCGCGACCTGGACGCCCTGTGCGAGCAGGGCAAACTGGAGCGGGTGCACGGGGGAGCACGCCTGCCGGAGCGCGGCAGCGAGGAGCTGTCCCACCAGCTGCGGGCCGGTCAGCACGTGGAGGCCAAGGAACGCATCGCGCGCGCCGCCCTGGCGCTGATCCAGGACGGCGACACGGTGGCGCTGGACGCCAGCACCACCAGCCTCGCGCTGGCGCGGCTGCTGCCCAGCAAACAGGTGCAGGCCATCGCCTGCAGCCTGGACACCGCCAACGTGCTGGCAGCGGGCGGGGTGCCGTTCCTGCTGGTGGGCGGCAACTTCCACGTGCCGGCGCGCAGTTTCGTGGGCGCCTTCTTCATGGACACCATGAGCCGGCTGCATCCGGACCGGGTGTTCTTCTCGGCCAAGGCCTACACGCCGGAGACCGGCTTCACCGACCCGCACCTGCCGGAGGTGGGCGCCAAGCAGACGCTGATCCGCTCGGGTGGCAGCGCGGTCGCGCTGCTTGACAGCAGCAAGCTGGGCCGCCGGGCGCTCGCCACCATCGCCACCCACGCCGACATCCAGACCTTCATCACCGAAACCGAGCCGCCCGAAGCCATCCGCGCCCAGCTGGAAGCCGACGACATCCAGCTGATCGTGGCCGGCTGA